A genomic window from Salvia hispanica cultivar TCC Black 2014 chromosome 5, UniMelb_Shisp_WGS_1.0, whole genome shotgun sequence includes:
- the LOC125189325 gene encoding uncharacterized protein LOC125189325 codes for MAMIEEFATNSRGWSKERHQTRRVAAIEADEESSFAKELAELKVRVNQMDTSRREDPVPPNSVIAVTKPNAEATPTEDVNYVQQGGGSNRSFNNNNYRSNQGGGFNVSKGGMVEPAKKEERYEAGIMRIHEVLVQDRRTNDTKIRVVEARLNNLEAVINTISTTVTSIKTQMDQVQQKIDEHKKSAARVADINTKWVVKHKTGAESSSGAQTGVCLTPSGTLQASQPAAIEPAEAPATKDVLVRHNEIVLPFQPMRTFKLEEQFEHFLNMFFKVHINILLVESLLEIPRYTKLLREAVMRKKKPTKADLKLPLHCSGIIQREKAIKQRDPDHFIIRCSIGQGKVDKTLCDLGASINIMPLKYYEKLNIEPLMTADCTIRLADTSVVRVIGRSGSMRGKSGARGERPTNRGALLCLVTT; via the exons ATGGCTATGATAGAGGAATTTGCCACCAATAGTCGAGGGTGGTCGAAGGAGAGGCATCAAACCAGGAGGGTTGCAGCAATAGAGGCAGACGAGGAGAGCTCCTTTGCGAAGGAGTTAGCAGAGCTAAAGGTTAGGGTGAATCAGATGGACACATCAAGGAGAGAAGATCCGGTCCCACCGAATTCCGTTATTGCAGTCACCAAACCCAACGCTGAAGCCACTCCTACCGAGGATGTCAACTATGTGCAACAAGGAGGCGGCTCCAATAGATCTTtcaacaacaataattatcGCTCTAACCAGGGGGGCg GATTTAATGTGAGTAAAGGTGGAATGGTTGAGCCCGCAAAAAAGGAGGAGAGATACGAGGCAGGGATCATGAGAATCCATGAAGTTCTAGTCCAAGATAGAAGGACCAACGACACCAAGATTAGAGTCGTGGAAGCAAGGTTGAACAACCTCGAGGCTGTAATAAACACGATCTCAACTACCGTCACCTCAATCAAAACTCAGATGGACCAAGTCCAACAAAAGATAGATGAGCACAAGAAGTCAGCAGCACGAGTGGCTGACATCAACACAAAGTGGGTTGTGAAGCATAAAACAGGGGCAGAAAGCAGCTCTGGGGCGCAAACTGGAGTCTGCCTGACGCCCAGCGGAACGCTGCAAGCCTCACAGCCGGCCGCTATTGAGCCGGCAGAAGCACCCGCGACAAAAGATGTTCTCGTGCGGCACAATGAGATTGTACTCCCTTTTCAGCCAATGAGGACGTTTAAACTTGAAGAGCAATTTGAGCACTTCTTGAATATGTTCTTCAAAGTGCATATTAATATTCTTCTTGTTGAATCATTGCTGGAAATACCTAGGTATacaaaactacttagggagGCCGTGATGCGAAAGAAGAAGCCTACTAAGGCAGATCTTAAGCTACCTCTCCATTGCAGTGGGATCATTCAACGAGAGAAGGCAATAAAGCAGAGGGATCCCGACCACTTCATCATCAGGTGTTCAATCGGCCAAGGAAAGGTGGACAAAACACTCTGCGATCTAGGAGCTAGCATCAACATCATGCCACTCAAGTACTACGAAAAGCTCAACATCGAACCCCTTATGACTGCGGACTGCACGATAAGGTTGGCCGATACCAGTGTTGTTAGGGTCATTGGGCGCTCCGGGTCGATGAGGGGGAAATCCGGGGCGCGGGGCGAGCGACCCACGAATCGGGGCGCACTATTATGTTTAGTTACAACTTAA